One genomic window of Monodelphis domestica isolate mMonDom1 chromosome 1, mMonDom1.pri, whole genome shotgun sequence includes the following:
- the LOC100015398 gene encoding metallothionein-4 isoform X2, with protein sequence MDPGECTCMSGGICICGDNCKCTSCNCKTCRKSCCPCCPPGCAKCAQGCICKGGSNKCSCCP encoded by the exons ATGGACCCAGGAGAATGTACCTGTATGTCTG GAGGAATCTGCATTTGTGGAGACAACTGTAAATGCACATCCTGCAACTGTAAGACATGTCGGAAAA GTTGCTGTCCTTGCTGCCCACCTGGCTGTGCCAAATGTGCCCAAGGCTGTATTTGCAAAGGAGGATCCAATAAATGTAGCTGCTGCCCATGA